The DNA segment GTCACCGACGCCGGGACGGTGGCGTACGCGGCCCACGTGGTCGGCTTCGTGGCCGGCATGCTGCTCGCCTGGCCCCTCAAGCCGGGTACTCCCCCGCCCCCGGAGCCGCGCGGCCTGCTGTTCGGCAGGCGGGCGCGGCCCCGGCCCCCGTGGTGAGCGGCCCGCGTGGTCAGCGGGCGGTGACGGTGTGGACGTGGTCCACCAGGCGGGTCAGCGCGTCCGGGTCGGTGGTCGGCATGACGCCGTGGCCGAGGTTGAAGACATGGCCCTCGAGGCCCTCGGCCGCGGCCAGCACCTCACGGGTCTTCGCCTCCACCGCCTCCGTGCCGGCGAACAGCACGGTCGGGTCGAGGTTGCCCTGGAGCGCCTTGTCGGGGCCGACGCGGCGGGCGGCCTCGTCCAGCGGGACACGCCAGTCGACGCCGACGACGTCCGCGCCGGCCTCCCCCATCAGGCCGAGGAGTTCGCCGGTGCCGACGCCGAAGTGGATGCGGGGGACGCCGTGGCGGCACACCGCGTCGAGGACCTTGGCCGAGGCCGGCAGCACCGAGCGCCGGTAGTCGGCCGGGGCGAGCGCGCCGGCCCAGGAGTCGAACAGCTGGACCGCGGAGGCGCCGGCCTCGACCTGCACGGTGAGGAAGGCGGCGGTGATGTCCGCGAGGCGGTCGAGGAGGTCGGCCCAGAGTTCCGGGTCGCCGTACATCATCGCCTTGGCGTTCTCGTACGTGCGGGACGGGCCGCCCTCGACGAGGTAGCTGGCGAGGGTGAACGGGGCGCCCGCGAAGCCGATCAGCGGGGTGGCACCGAGCTCGGCGGTCAGCAGGCCGATCGCCTCGGTGACGTAGGAGACGTCCTCGGGGGTGAGGTCGCGCAGCCGGGTCAGGTCGGCTCGGGTACGGAAGGGCTCCTCGACGACGG comes from the Streptomyces sp. KMM 9044 genome and includes:
- the hemE gene encoding uroporphyrinogen decarboxylase — protein: MSANVSPRGKQPSQTYDSAFLKACRREPVPHTPVWFMRQAGRSLPEYRKVREGIAMLDSCMRPDLVAEITLQPVRRHNVDAAIYFSDIVVPLKAIGIDLDIKPGIGPVVEEPFRTRADLTRLRDLTPEDVSYVTEAIGLLTAELGATPLIGFAGAPFTLASYLVEGGPSRTYENAKAMMYGDPELWADLLDRLADITAAFLTVQVEAGASAVQLFDSWAGALAPADYRRSVLPASAKVLDAVCRHGVPRIHFGVGTGELLGLMGEAGADVVGVDWRVPLDEAARRVGPDKALQGNLDPTVLFAGTEAVEAKTREVLAAAEGLEGHVFNLGHGVMPTTDPDALTRLVDHVHTVTAR